CGCAGCGATGAAACCGAACGGCTCGCGGGAGACACTGCTGAATTTTTGAACAGCCTCAAAAAACGCAGGGGAGGACCAGACGATGGCAAAAGAGAAGTTTTCGCGCACCAAGCCGCATGTGAATGTGGGAACCATCGGTCATATCGACCACGGCAAGACGACGCTGACGGCGGCGATCACCAAGCATTCGGGATTGCGGGGGCTGGCCAATTTCGTGCCGTTC
The Desulfobacteraceae bacterium genome window above contains:
- the tuf gene encoding elongation factor Tu (EF-Tu; promotes GTP-dependent binding of aminoacyl-tRNA to the A-site of ribosomes during protein biosynthesis; when the tRNA anticodon matches the mRNA codon, GTP hydrolysis results; the inactive EF-Tu-GDP leaves the ribosome and release of GDP is promoted by elongation factor Ts; many prokaryotes have two copies of the gene encoding EF-Tu), whose product is MAKEKFSRTKPHVNVGTIGHIDHGKTTLTAAITKHSGLRGLANFVPF